AAACGTTAAATCTCACAAAGATAAGCAGCAGAGAGTAGAGATATTAACAAGGGTTGTTGCTTATAATATCGATCGGCTTATCAGGATGGGAAAACAGATAATCTTGATTTACATCAGGATTTTGAGGATTTCATATTAGCCGTGATAAAGAAAAATTTTATAAATATTATATAAAATAGCTTTTAGTGTGTCTATTAGGTACATATAGGTAATATCCATGCAGGTAAATTGCTTGTAGGAATAGATAAGAAAACTGCAAGAGAGTACGTTAATGACATGCTAAGAGACGACATTTTTGAAACGGGATTCTATAAACAAGGAGAAGCAGGCATACTTTTGTTTCCTAGTAAACAAATCCAGCAGGATGTTCCGGCAGCACTAGAGGCAATCGCAGATACTGAACCAAATAAAGTATTTTATTATCAAATACAAAAAGATAGGCTGGTAGCTTAAATAAATATTATAATAATAGGATTTAATTCTTCTCAAACAAATTCCTTATTTTTCTTCCAACAATTTCAATCGGATGCTTGCCAAGCTCTTTCCTGTTTTTCAGTAGGTTTGGCTTTCCTTTGGCATTCTCTTCCAGCCATGTCTTTGCAAACTCTCCTGATTCTATTCTTTTTAGGGATTCTTTCATTCTTTCCTTTACATCGGGAGTGATTATCTTAGGCCCGTTATAGTATTCCCCGAATTCTGCTGTATTTGAAATAACTTCGTTCATCTTTTGTATGCCGCCCTCATATATCAAATCCACAATCAGCTTCAATTCATGCAGGCATTCAAAATAAGCCATCTCAGGAGGATAGCCCGCTTCAACTAAAACTTCAAAGCCGTTTTTAATCAAATCAACAGTGCCGCCGCATAGCACATTCTGCTCGCCGAACAAATCCTCATATGTTTCCTGCTTGAAAGTGCATTCCAGCACCCCTGCCCTTGTGAACTTCATTGCCTTTGCCATGGCCAAAGCAATATCTCTTGCCCTGCCTGAAGCATCTTTTTCCACAGCAACAAGCCCAGGCACTCCAAAACCCTCTTTGTAAGCTTTTAATTCCTCGGTTGCTGGCGCTTTCGGTGCGACCATAATTACGTCCACTCCCTCTGGCGGCACAATCTGCTTATAAACAATATTAAAACCGTGGCTGCATGAAAGCACCTTTCCCCTTTCCATATGTTTTTCAATCTGTTCCTTATATATGCGGCCGTGAAACTCGTCGGGAAGAAGCATATGTATTATATC
The DNA window shown above is from Candidatus Woesearchaeota archaeon and carries:
- the ilvC gene encoding ketol-acid reductoisomerase yields the protein MSEVNILHDKDASLDALEGKTVAVIGYGSQGSAQANMMKLSGINVVIGETEELGGKKNPSWAKAKEDGFEVMKIDEAAKKADIIHMLLPDEFHGRIYKEQIEKHMERGKVLSCSHGFNIVYKQIVPPEGVDVIMVAPKAPATEELKAYKEGFGVPGLVAVEKDASGRARDIALAMAKAMKFTRAGVLECTFKQETYEDLFGEQNVLCGGTVDLIKNGFEVLVEAGYPPEMAYFECLHELKLIVDLIYEGGIQKMNEVISNTAEFGEYYNGPKIITPDVKERMKESLKRIESGEFAKTWLEENAKGKPNLLKNRKELGKHPIEIVGRKIRNLFEKN